The following are from one region of the Paenibacillus sabinae T27 genome:
- a CDS encoding PTS sugar transporter subunit IIA: MSILSEDKIVMNAAAKDKYEAIAIAGHLLVEGHHVTEEYVPKMLEREQVVSTYMGGGLAIPHGTKDAKPYIKSTGLSVARFPEGVDFGGDEPAFVVIGIAAAGDDHMEILTNVAMIFTEDDAIERVMNAESAADIIGIFEGGVTQQ, from the coding sequence ATGAGCATACTGTCAGAAGATAAAATTGTGATGAACGCCGCCGCCAAAGACAAATATGAAGCGATTGCGATCGCCGGCCATCTTCTGGTTGAAGGGCACCATGTGACGGAGGAGTATGTGCCGAAGATGCTGGAGCGGGAGCAGGTCGTATCCACTTACATGGGAGGCGGACTCGCCATTCCCCACGGCACGAAGGACGCTAAGCCGTATATCAAATCCACGGGGTTGTCCGTTGCCCGCTTTCCGGAAGGCGTGGACTTTGGGGGCGACGAGCCTGCGTTCGTGGTGATCGGCATTGCGGCCGCTGGTGACGATCATATGGAGATTCTCACCAATGTGGCGATGATCTTCACGGAAGACGACGCGATTGAGCGGGTGATGAATGCCGAAAGTGCGGCCGACATCATCGGGATTTTTGAAGGAGGTGTCACTCAGCAATGA
- a CDS encoding 2-hydroxyacid dehydrogenase — MKPKALVYSKLPEEVVDYVKEHCEVSSFDAPDNTSGSPFMEALKESEGLLGSGLKVDAAFLDRAPRLRIVSNVSVGYDNLNIPELSSRGIMATNTPGVLNDTVADTIFGLLVATARRMPELDRYVRNGQWKESRDQDIFGIDVHHKTLGIIGLGGIGEKIVQRARFGFDMDVIYHNRSRNPKLEEHYGAVYRTLDELLAEADFVCLMTPLTPETRGMISEREFKLMKKTAIFINGSRGATVDEEALVEALRSGTIRAAGLDVYVQEPLPEHHPLTALDNAVLLPHIGSATQETRLEMAWTAARNLVAGLKGETPANLIQA; from the coding sequence ATGAAACCTAAAGCGCTAGTATACAGCAAACTGCCTGAAGAAGTAGTGGATTACGTCAAGGAGCACTGCGAAGTCTCCAGCTTTGATGCCCCGGACAACACGTCCGGTTCCCCTTTTATGGAAGCACTGAAGGAATCGGAGGGACTGCTCGGGTCCGGACTGAAGGTGGATGCGGCATTTCTGGACCGCGCCCCTCGTCTGAGGATCGTGAGCAATGTTTCGGTCGGCTACGATAATTTGAATATTCCGGAATTGAGCAGCCGCGGCATTATGGCGACCAATACACCCGGAGTTCTGAACGACACGGTGGCTGATACAATCTTCGGTCTGCTCGTGGCCACGGCGCGCCGTATGCCGGAGCTGGACCGGTACGTCCGGAACGGACAGTGGAAGGAATCGAGAGATCAAGACATATTTGGGATCGACGTGCATCATAAGACGCTCGGCATTATCGGACTTGGCGGTATCGGCGAAAAAATCGTTCAGCGCGCCCGGTTCGGGTTCGATATGGATGTGATTTACCATAACCGTTCCCGCAATCCGAAGCTGGAAGAGCACTATGGCGCGGTTTACCGCACCCTCGACGAGCTGCTCGCGGAGGCGGATTTTGTGTGTCTCATGACGCCGCTGACGCCGGAGACCCGGGGGATGATCAGCGAGCGCGAGTTCAAGCTAATGAAGAAGACCGCCATCTTCATCAACGGATCAAGAGGAGCGACCGTCGACGAAGAGGCGCTGGTCGAGGCGCTGCGCAGCGGGACTATCCGGGCGGCAGGCCTGGATGTGTACGTGCAGGAGCCGCTTCCGGAACATCATCCGCTGACGGCGCTGGATAATGCGGTTCTGCTGCCGCATATCGGCTCGGCTACACAGGAGACCCGGCTGGAGATGGCCTGGACAGCTGCAAGAAATCTGGTGGCCGGGCTTAAAGGCGAGACGCCGGCGAACCTGATTCAGGCATAG
- a CDS encoding CotS family spore coat protein, with protein sequence MFHQLLQAASEQYGIAFSEFEILHKTGRTLVLAVKSPQGDYVLKSIFTSEQRLQFILEAEHFLRRRGIHIPEVFPALTGQPYFLWEGDRYVLQEKLRGAPFPPTTIEAVTRRAALLGNMHSSSLGFLSKHGPYTSEETLWLRTYRRELSSLKHWASWYHNSRATKKKLILSFMDFFLEAGRELVERLERHAFFKSWIDAPLQKHFLCHGDFHSDNVLTVGSSLYVIDFEFIRYDYPSKDIARFLQGIMNRRRGWDPVWFDHLLKSYLRENPLHDSQLELMYIDLAFPHSFFRFAEKGGYRNMSLDEVEAYLQRQYDKTIYFLQQIKGKR encoded by the coding sequence ATGTTTCACCAGCTGCTGCAAGCCGCTTCAGAACAATATGGCATTGCATTCTCCGAATTTGAAATTCTTCATAAAACGGGCCGGACGCTGGTCCTCGCCGTGAAGTCGCCACAGGGGGATTATGTTCTGAAAAGCATATTTACCAGTGAACAACGTCTTCAGTTTATTTTGGAAGCCGAACACTTCCTGCGGCGGCGTGGAATTCACATCCCCGAGGTTTTTCCTGCTCTCACAGGCCAGCCTTATTTTCTATGGGAAGGGGACCGTTATGTCCTGCAAGAAAAATTGCGGGGGGCTCCGTTTCCTCCAACCACAATAGAAGCCGTGACCCGCAGGGCAGCCCTTCTGGGCAACATGCATTCCTCTTCGCTAGGCTTCCTTTCGAAACACGGGCCATACACATCCGAGGAAACCCTGTGGCTGCGTACTTATCGAAGGGAACTCTCCTCATTGAAGCATTGGGCAAGCTGGTATCACAACTCAAGGGCCACCAAAAAAAAGCTAATCCTGTCCTTTATGGATTTTTTCCTGGAAGCAGGTCGGGAGTTGGTTGAACGGCTTGAGCGCCATGCCTTTTTCAAAAGCTGGATCGATGCCCCTCTTCAAAAGCATTTCTTGTGCCACGGCGACTTTCATAGCGACAATGTCCTGACGGTGGGATCAAGTCTTTATGTGATCGACTTTGAATTCATAAGATATGATTATCCCTCCAAGGATATAGCACGATTTCTGCAAGGCATAATGAACCGGCGAAGGGGCTGGGACCCGGTCTGGTTTGACCACCTTCTGAAGTCTTATCTCCGGGAAAATCCGCTGCATGACAGCCAGCTGGAACTTATGTATATCGATTTAGCCTTTCCTCACAGCTTCTTCCGCTTTGCAGAAAAAGGCGGATACAGGAATATGTCCCTGGATGAAGTGGAGGCTTATTTACAAAGACAATATGACAAAACGATATATTTCCTGCAGCAGATAAAAGGCAAGAGGTAA
- a CDS encoding BglG family transcription antiterminator, which translates to MKSKMTARQRQMIMLLLDSSEEITAAEIAGNIGVSVRTVHREMEDTEQILHDFGLALSRKSGKGIQVNGAEKELERLRIFLQEEKPEAFSGEERQIFELCSLLEAKEPLKLFALSHTLKVTVATVSNDLDELEPWLRKFGLQLVRRRGYGVEITGSEADMRRALCRLAAEHLDQSDLVSRVPRTGGHIVFRKLLSAIGQIRLLAVESLLWDMEWSWTSELTENVYMELLLGLSVCVRRGEIGMVLRSPEEASSLRKSGYRNISGSEQFVNRLEEKLELKLPKTEILYIACLLDRAQESISSADFVYGDIALMDTVYRLTEQAVQRTGIPFQGDRILREGLLEHIELAMRRIREGTRIRNPLLGPIRKDYHYLFRIIRDSVEELGLDFPVPDEEIAFLVMHFGASAERLNQLSRKVRAILVCTSGLSSSRLLGERLRKEMPQLEIRGNASWYEAARMHKEDYDLIISTIDLPLEKDKYIKISPLLTAEEIDKLMRFIHNMTQREEDSGALPEQDQLTAAEAAEDRIRSYRGLLNEIEGLLESFRCCPLDNDGTDLPDTIRQMLDKLRGSGVTDAPEILVEKLLEREKMASQVIPDTGLALFHTRSSNVLKSSLTAYRLKEPLILNGNTEVGTILLMLAPRTLPKESLEVLSEISAMLLDTELVHLLEKGTESEIRTCLSAGLLHFFENKR; encoded by the coding sequence ATGAAAAGTAAGATGACCGCCAGACAGCGACAGATGATTATGCTTCTGCTGGACAGCAGCGAGGAAATAACGGCTGCGGAAATTGCCGGAAATATCGGGGTCAGCGTGCGGACCGTTCACCGGGAAATGGAGGATACCGAGCAGATTCTGCATGATTTCGGACTGGCCCTGAGCCGAAAATCCGGAAAAGGCATTCAGGTGAATGGAGCGGAAAAGGAATTGGAGCGGCTTCGGATCTTTTTGCAGGAAGAGAAACCGGAGGCATTTTCCGGCGAAGAACGCCAAATATTCGAGCTGTGCTCGCTGCTGGAGGCAAAGGAGCCTTTGAAGCTGTTCGCTCTGTCGCACACCTTGAAAGTGACGGTGGCCACCGTCAGCAACGATCTGGATGAACTGGAGCCATGGCTTCGCAAATTTGGGCTTCAGCTCGTTCGAAGGAGAGGCTACGGCGTTGAAATCACCGGCAGTGAAGCCGACATGAGGCGCGCGCTGTGCAGGCTGGCGGCAGAGCATCTGGATCAGTCCGATCTGGTCAGCCGCGTCCCTCGTACGGGAGGTCACATCGTCTTTCGGAAGCTGCTCTCAGCTATTGGCCAAATCCGGCTGCTTGCCGTTGAAAGTCTCCTGTGGGACATGGAGTGGAGTTGGACATCGGAACTGACGGAAAATGTCTACATGGAGCTGCTGCTCGGCCTGTCCGTCTGCGTAAGGCGAGGGGAAATCGGAATGGTGCTCCGCAGCCCCGAGGAGGCGTCCTCCCTTCGGAAGTCCGGATACCGGAACATTTCCGGTTCGGAGCAATTCGTTAACCGGCTGGAGGAAAAGCTGGAGCTGAAGCTCCCGAAGACGGAGATCTTATACATCGCTTGCTTGCTGGACCGGGCGCAGGAATCGATTTCTTCGGCGGATTTCGTATACGGGGATATCGCACTGATGGATACCGTGTACCGCCTGACGGAACAGGCCGTCCAAAGGACCGGGATTCCGTTCCAGGGCGACCGAATCCTGAGGGAAGGCCTGCTGGAGCATATCGAGCTGGCCATGAGGAGAATCCGTGAAGGAACCCGAATCCGCAATCCGCTGCTGGGTCCGATCCGCAAGGACTATCACTATTTATTCCGCATCATCCGTGATTCGGTGGAAGAGCTGGGGCTCGATTTCCCCGTTCCCGATGAGGAGATTGCCTTTCTGGTCATGCACTTCGGCGCCTCGGCGGAGCGGCTAAACCAGTTAAGCCGCAAGGTACGGGCGATTCTCGTCTGCACAAGCGGCCTCAGTTCTTCCCGGCTGCTGGGGGAGCGCCTGAGGAAGGAAATGCCGCAGCTCGAAATACGGGGCAATGCCTCCTGGTACGAGGCGGCCCGGATGCATAAGGAAGATTATGATCTGATAATTTCCACGATCGACCTTCCGCTGGAGAAGGATAAATATATCAAGATAAGCCCGCTGCTGACGGCGGAAGAGATCGACAAGCTGATGCGCTTCATCCATAACATGACGCAGCGGGAAGAAGACAGCGGGGCTCTTCCCGAACAGGACCAATTGACGGCGGCCGAAGCCGCCGAAGACCGAATCAGAAGCTACAGAGGGCTGCTTAATGAAATTGAAGGATTGCTCGAAAGTTTCCGCTGCTGCCCGCTTGATAATGACGGGACGGATTTGCCGGACACAATCCGCCAAATGCTGGATAAGCTTCGCGGCAGCGGCGTCACAGACGCTCCGGAAATTCTGGTGGAGAAGCTGCTGGAGCGGGAAAAGATGGCCAGCCAGGTCATTCCCGATACAGGGCTGGCGCTGTTCCATACCCGAAGCAGCAATGTGTTGAAGTCTTCTTTAACCGCATACCGGCTGAAAGAGCCGCTTATCCTTAATGGCAATACCGAAGTCGGAACGATTCTGCTGATGCTGGCCCCGCGCACCCTGCCGAAGGAAAGCCTGGAAGTGCTTAGCGAGATCAGCGCCATGCTGCTCGATACGGAGCTGGTGCATTTGCTGGAGAAGGGGACAGAGTCCGAGATCAGAACGTGCCTGTCCGCCGGGCTGCTGCATTTTTTCGAAAATAAAAGGTGA
- a CDS encoding DinB family protein has translation MIELVKDALEYMNGQLNIIEKSLLLLSDEQTWTKINPGMNSIGNYCLHLAGNEYQNFVTAIGGRPLIRERSSEFTAEGGFSRDELIAKLKEVRSQSEAVLSSLTDEDLNREVAVPYDPGDWKRMKGSQTSEEDARDVRSIRTLLLRISAHYGYHTGQIVLLTKILSETEQHLSGNYH, from the coding sequence ATGATCGAACTGGTCAAAGACGCACTGGAGTATATGAACGGTCAGCTGAATATTATCGAAAAAAGCCTGCTGCTCTTGTCGGATGAACAAACGTGGACAAAAATCAATCCGGGTATGAACAGCATCGGCAATTACTGCTTGCATCTGGCGGGCAACGAATACCAGAATTTCGTAACCGCTATTGGCGGCAGACCGCTTATTCGGGAGCGATCCAGCGAATTTACCGCAGAGGGCGGCTTCTCACGGGACGAGCTCATTGCCAAGCTCAAAGAAGTGAGAAGTCAATCCGAAGCGGTTCTCTCCTCATTAACGGATGAGGATTTGAACCGTGAGGTTGCGGTCCCTTACGATCCGGGGGACTGGAAGCGGATGAAAGGCAGTCAGACTTCTGAAGAAGACGCGAGGGACGTCAGGAGCATTCGTACTCTGCTGCTGAGGATATCGGCGCATTATGGCTATCATACCGGGCAGATCGTTCTGCTCACCAAAATATTGTCTGAAACGGAGCAGCATTTATCGGGAAACTATCATTAA
- a CDS encoding 8-oxoguanine deaminase has product MRTLLIKNARNIITMDTERRCYPGGSLFIEGQEIKAIGTDIPYEDADTVIDATGKIVYPGLINTHHHLYQTFTRNIPQAQDCELFDWLVTLYEIWRHMRPEDVYLSAMVGLGELLKTGCTTASDHFYCFPNAVSGELIDEEIRAAGELGIRFYPTRGSMNLGRSQGGLPPDEVTQPADVILRDTRRVIETYHDASKFAMVRVGVAPCSPFSVSEDLLRESARLARSYGVRMHTHLAETKDEEDFCLAKLGLRPLEYMEKTGWIGRDVWYAHGIHFSGEEIRRMGACGCGVAHCPSSNMKLSSGVFPIRSMLQAGVHVGLGVDGSASNDASNLLGEARQAYLLHKLTAGSAGPTAEESLWLGTVGSSRVLGWEDAIGSLEVGKAGDLFMIDSRRLEYAGALFNDTALPVVTGISQNVDMTVVGGRIVVKDGRLVHVEEERIAEAAGAAALRMVQAASGRTGVNYLRHRGRV; this is encoded by the coding sequence ATGAGGACACTGCTGATCAAGAATGCCCGCAACATTATCACTATGGACACGGAGCGACGCTGCTACCCGGGAGGGAGCCTGTTCATCGAAGGCCAGGAGATCAAAGCCATCGGAACGGACATTCCTTATGAAGACGCGGACACGGTCATTGACGCCACGGGAAAGATCGTCTATCCCGGGCTGATCAACACCCATCATCATTTATATCAGACCTTCACCCGGAACATCCCGCAGGCCCAGGACTGCGAGCTGTTCGACTGGCTGGTGACACTGTATGAGATTTGGCGCCACATGCGGCCCGAGGATGTATACTTAAGCGCGATGGTAGGCCTCGGCGAACTGCTCAAGACCGGCTGTACGACCGCTTCCGATCATTTTTACTGTTTCCCAAATGCCGTCAGCGGAGAGCTGATCGACGAAGAAATCCGTGCCGCCGGAGAGCTCGGCATCCGTTTTTACCCGACGCGCGGCTCCATGAACCTCGGAAGGTCGCAAGGCGGGCTTCCGCCGGATGAGGTGACACAGCCGGCCGACGTCATTCTTAGAGACACTCGCCGGGTCATTGAAACCTACCACGACGCCTCCAAATTTGCGATGGTTCGCGTCGGCGTCGCACCCTGCTCGCCTTTCTCGGTGTCCGAGGATCTCTTACGGGAATCCGCCCGCCTGGCGCGCAGCTACGGCGTCCGGATGCATACCCACCTGGCCGAGACGAAGGATGAGGAGGATTTCTGCTTGGCGAAGCTCGGGCTCCGGCCGCTCGAATACATGGAGAAGACGGGCTGGATCGGCCGTGATGTGTGGTACGCGCACGGCATCCATTTCAGCGGCGAAGAAATCCGCCGGATGGGCGCCTGCGGCTGCGGCGTCGCCCATTGTCCGAGCAGCAACATGAAGCTGTCTTCGGGGGTATTTCCTATCCGAAGCATGCTGCAAGCGGGAGTTCATGTCGGACTCGGCGTGGACGGCTCGGCATCCAATGACGCGTCCAATCTGCTCGGGGAAGCGCGTCAAGCCTACCTGCTGCACAAGCTGACCGCAGGAAGCGCGGGCCCGACGGCCGAAGAAAGCTTATGGCTCGGCACGGTCGGATCGTCGAGAGTGCTCGGCTGGGAGGACGCGATCGGCTCGCTCGAGGTCGGCAAAGCGGGCGACCTGTTCATGATCGACTCTCGCAGGCTGGAATATGCCGGCGCTTTGTTCAACGACACGGCCCTTCCGGTCGTGACGGGCATCAGCCAGAACGTGGATATGACCGTCGTTGGCGGACGGATTGTCGTGAAAGACGGACGGCTCGTTCATGTCGAGGAAGAACGGATTGCTGAGGCCGCGGGGGCCGCGGCTCTTCGGATGGTCCAGGCGGCATCGGGACGGACCGGCGTCAATTATCTCAGGCATCGCGGACGGGTTTGA
- a CDS encoding aldo/keto reductase, translated as MNKFVHEASRSEIEQANARSRIALRDGTGVPRIGQGTWNIGEDASRRKEEVEALKLGVELGMNLIDTAEMYGEGRSETVVGEAVKGLRDKVFLVSKVYPHNAGLGRIERSCENSLKRLGTDHLDLYLLHWRGSVPLEETVEGMERLVQQGKIARWGVSNFDTDDMEELLRLARGTHCATNQVLYHLGSRGIEFDLLPWQRKRQMPIMAYSPLAQAGALRRGLVQNEAVKAVAEAHGATPLQVILAWCIREEGVIAIPKASSREHVLQNAAAALIDLSEEELRQLDRAFPEPKRKMPLDII; from the coding sequence ATGAACAAATTCGTCCATGAAGCAAGCAGATCCGAAATTGAGCAGGCCAATGCCCGGAGCCGGATTGCGCTGCGGGATGGAACCGGCGTGCCCCGAATCGGTCAGGGAACCTGGAATATCGGAGAGGATGCTTCCCGCCGGAAGGAAGAGGTGGAGGCGCTCAAGCTTGGCGTAGAGCTCGGGATGAACCTGATCGACACCGCGGAGATGTATGGGGAAGGACGCTCCGAAACGGTGGTGGGTGAAGCAGTGAAGGGGCTGCGTGACAAGGTTTTTCTCGTCTCCAAGGTGTACCCGCATAACGCAGGACTGGGGCGGATCGAGAGGAGCTGCGAGAACAGCCTAAAGCGCCTGGGGACAGATCATCTGGACCTTTATCTGCTGCACTGGCGCGGCAGTGTTCCGCTGGAAGAAACGGTAGAGGGCATGGAGCGGCTGGTGCAGCAGGGGAAAATCGCCAGATGGGGCGTATCCAATTTCGATACGGACGATATGGAGGAGCTGCTGCGGCTGGCCCGGGGAACGCACTGCGCAACGAATCAGGTGCTGTACCATTTGGGATCGCGCGGAATTGAGTTCGATCTGCTCCCCTGGCAGCGTAAGCGGCAAATGCCGATTATGGCGTATTCACCGCTTGCCCAGGCAGGGGCGCTGCGAAGGGGACTGGTTCAGAATGAAGCGGTGAAGGCGGTTGCCGAGGCGCATGGCGCCACTCCCTTGCAGGTTATTCTTGCCTGGTGCATCCGTGAAGAAGGGGTTATTGCGATTCCGAAAGCTTCATCCCGGGAGCATGTGCTTCAGAACGCGGCGGCGGCTTTAATCGACCTGAGCGAGGAGGAATTGCGGCAGCTTGATCGGGCGTTTCCCGAACCGAAGCGGAAGATGCCGCTGGATATAATCTAA
- a CDS encoding mannitol-1-phosphate 5-dehydrogenase produces the protein MKAVHFGAGNIGRGFIGLLLSQSGYEVTFVDVNERVVRELQERGEYTVTLASEGRETVTVRGVTALSSALQREEVAAAVANSHLITTAVGVSILKHIADVIAEGVSQRLSGGSTEPLHIIACENAIGGSAQLKELVYAKLDEETRKKADTLIAFPNAAVDRIVPLQQHEDILKVVVEPFYEWVVDASQMIPGYKKVEGALYVDNLEPYIERKLFTVNTGHCSAAYLGYLRGYDTIQQAMEDEELTAKVREVLEETGAVLVHKHGLDPKEHSKYIGKNLERFRNPALTDEVSRVGRSPIRKLSPGDRLVSPAMQAYERDLSFTALARSMAGALLFDVKEDPEAAELQATIAEAGLEATITLYTGIPAGHEIHKAVLKHYNDLSPVHALKRDALKRA, from the coding sequence ATGAAAGCTGTTCATTTTGGAGCGGGCAATATCGGAAGAGGGTTCATCGGGCTGCTGCTGTCGCAATCGGGCTATGAAGTGACCTTTGTGGATGTCAACGAACGAGTGGTACGCGAGCTGCAGGAGCGCGGCGAATATACGGTTACCCTCGCCAGCGAAGGCCGGGAGACGGTGACGGTGAGAGGCGTAACTGCGCTCAGCAGCGCCCTTCAGAGAGAGGAGGTGGCGGCTGCCGTCGCCAATTCACATCTTATAACAACGGCAGTTGGTGTTTCTATTCTGAAGCATATAGCGGACGTCATTGCAGAAGGCGTGTCGCAGCGTTTATCAGGCGGTTCAACCGAGCCGCTCCATATCATTGCCTGTGAGAATGCGATCGGCGGCAGCGCGCAGCTTAAAGAGCTGGTCTACGCCAAGCTGGACGAAGAGACGCGGAAAAAGGCCGATACCCTGATCGCTTTTCCAAACGCCGCGGTGGATCGGATAGTTCCGCTTCAGCAGCATGAGGATATTCTGAAGGTTGTCGTGGAGCCGTTCTATGAATGGGTGGTCGATGCTTCGCAAATGATTCCGGGGTATAAAAAGGTGGAAGGTGCATTGTACGTCGATAATCTCGAGCCTTACATCGAGCGCAAGCTGTTCACGGTGAACACGGGGCACTGCTCGGCCGCCTATCTCGGTTATCTTCGGGGCTACGATACGATTCAGCAGGCGATGGAGGACGAAGAGCTTACTGCCAAGGTTCGCGAAGTGCTGGAGGAGACGGGAGCCGTGTTGGTACACAAGCATGGTCTGGACCCGAAAGAGCACAGCAAGTATATCGGCAAAAATCTCGAGCGCTTCCGCAATCCGGCGCTCACGGATGAAGTGTCCAGGGTCGGACGATCGCCGATCCGCAAGCTGTCTCCGGGCGACCGCCTCGTATCTCCAGCCATGCAGGCTTATGAGCGGGATCTAAGCTTCACGGCGCTGGCAAGGTCGATGGCGGGAGCGCTGCTGTTCGATGTGAAGGAAGATCCTGAAGCCGCGGAGCTTCAGGCAACCATAGCCGAAGCCGGGCTGGAGGCGACGATTACCCTGTATACGGGCATCCCGGCAGGCCATGAGATTCACAAAGCGGTTCTGAAGCATTACAACGATTTAAGTCCGGTTCACGCATTAAAGCGTGACGCATTGAAACGGGCGTAG
- a CDS encoding PTS mannitol transporter subunit IICB, whose translation MATLATKQVSSGGVRVRVQQFGRLLSGMVMPNIGAFIAWGLITALFIPTGWAPNEHLAKLVGPIITYLLPLLIGYTGGSMVNGKRGGVIGAVVTMGVIIGSDIPMFLGAMLVGPLAGWVLKVFDRAVDGKIKAGFEMLVNNFSLGIIGGALALGAYTGIGPVIQGLTSILSSGVQFLVNHHLLPLVNIIIEPAKVLFLNNAINHGILSPIAVEQAAKAGKSILFMLESNPGPGLGILLAYWLAGKGSAKSSAPGAIIIHFLGGIHEIYFPYILMNPRLILAVIGGGVTGTFTFQLLGAGLSAPPSPGSIFAYIAMTPKGGYLPVFAGVIAAAAVSFVIASILLKTVKQSEEENSLEEASAKIRDMKTAGTAAQTAAASTAAVNVRSKGEVQKIVFACDAGMGSSAMGASVLRKKLQNAGINITVVNAPVSEIPADADIVVTQKTLTDRAIASNPSAEHVSIDNFLKSPKYDELVERLK comes from the coding sequence ATGGCCACATTGGCAACGAAGCAAGTGTCATCCGGCGGCGTTCGGGTGCGGGTGCAGCAATTCGGCCGCCTTTTAAGCGGAATGGTTATGCCGAACATCGGCGCATTTATCGCTTGGGGCTTGATTACCGCTTTATTCATTCCGACAGGCTGGGCGCCTAACGAGCATCTCGCCAAACTGGTTGGCCCGATCATCACCTATCTGCTGCCACTTCTGATCGGCTACACGGGCGGATCGATGGTTAACGGCAAGCGCGGCGGCGTTATCGGTGCTGTGGTCACCATGGGCGTCATTATCGGCTCGGACATCCCGATGTTCCTCGGCGCCATGCTTGTAGGTCCGCTGGCCGGCTGGGTACTGAAAGTATTCGACCGCGCAGTCGACGGCAAGATCAAAGCGGGCTTTGAAATGCTCGTCAACAACTTCTCGCTCGGTATCATCGGCGGCGCCCTTGCGCTCGGCGCGTACACTGGTATCGGACCGGTAATTCAAGGCCTGACGAGCATCCTGTCAAGCGGCGTTCAATTTCTGGTTAACCACCATCTGCTCCCGCTGGTCAACATTATCATCGAGCCGGCTAAAGTGCTGTTCCTGAACAATGCGATCAATCACGGCATCCTGAGTCCCATCGCCGTTGAACAGGCCGCCAAAGCAGGCAAATCCATCCTGTTCATGCTCGAATCCAATCCGGGTCCCGGTCTCGGCATTCTGCTTGCATACTGGCTGGCAGGTAAAGGCTCGGCGAAATCATCGGCTCCCGGCGCGATTATCATTCACTTCCTGGGCGGCATTCACGAAATTTACTTCCCGTACATTCTGATGAATCCGCGTCTCATTCTGGCGGTTATCGGCGGCGGCGTAACAGGCACTTTCACCTTCCAACTGCTGGGCGCCGGCTTGTCTGCTCCGCCTTCCCCGGGCAGCATCTTCGCTTACATCGCAATGACGCCTAAAGGCGGGTATCTGCCGGTGTTCGCAGGGGTTATCGCCGCTGCGGCCGTATCCTTCGTCATCGCTTCCATTCTGCTCAAGACCGTCAAGCAGAGCGAAGAAGAAAATAGCCTTGAAGAAGCCTCGGCCAAGATCCGGGACATGAAGACGGCGGGCACAGCCGCTCAAACGGCAGCCGCTTCCACTGCGGCCGTGAATGTACGCAGCAAAGGCGAAGTACAGAAAATTGTATTCGCTTGCGACGCAGGGATGGGCTCCAGCGCCATGGGCGCTTCCGTCCTGAGAAAAAAACTGCAAAACGCGGGTATCAACATCACGGTGGTGAACGCTCCGGTCAGTGAAATTCCGGCGGACGCCGACATCGTCGTTACCCAGAAGACATTAACCGACCGGGCCATTGCAAGCAATCCTTCCGCCGAGCATGTTTCGATCGACAATTTCCTCAAGAGTCCGAAATATGACGAGCTGGTTGAACGTTTGAAATAA